The following are encoded together in the Chloroflexota bacterium genome:
- a CDS encoding N-acetylmuramoyl-L-alanine amidase, with protein sequence MKQSYRRCLAALAAACFVCITNVAVLPASPASAQTSARTYTVFLDPGHGSGDGGATSYLADGTQVREASVSLSIALKTTELLRAGGLRVVLSREQEYRSGHGDDSNADGRTNYRDDLLDVVDMANDSKADLFISMHHNGSVNADASGVEVYYCSDRAFAAQSAKLADLVQANLMQGLRDIGYEAQARGVKDDAWLYSYRSVRGHLYVLGPEQRRGHPRATAMPGVLGEALFVSNPAEAQLLASEGGQWAIARGYANAVVTYFAGL encoded by the coding sequence ATGAAACAAAGCTACCGCAGGTGTCTTGCGGCGCTGGCCGCCGCATGTTTCGTATGCATCACGAATGTCGCCGTGCTTCCGGCGTCGCCAGCCTCCGCGCAAACATCGGCGCGCACGTACACCGTTTTCCTTGACCCGGGGCATGGCAGTGGCGACGGCGGCGCGACATCGTACCTGGCCGACGGCACGCAGGTGCGCGAGGCCAGCGTGTCGCTCTCGATTGCGCTCAAGACCACCGAACTGCTGCGCGCGGGCGGCCTGCGCGTCGTGCTGTCGCGCGAGCAGGAGTACCGTTCCGGGCACGGCGACGACTCCAATGCCGATGGCCGCACAAACTATCGCGACGACCTGCTGGACGTCGTGGACATGGCCAACGACAGCAAGGCCGATCTGTTTATCTCCATGCACCACAACGGCTCGGTCAACGCCGACGCATCGGGCGTCGAGGTCTACTACTGCTCGGATCGCGCGTTCGCCGCGCAGAGCGCCAAACTGGCCGACCTAGTGCAGGCCAATCTGATGCAGGGCCTGCGCGACATCGGCTACGAAGCGCAGGCTCGCGGCGTGAAAGACGACGCGTGGCTGTATAGCTATCGCAGTGTCCGCGGGCACCTGTACGTGCTGGGGCCGGAGCAGCGGCGCGGCCACCCGCGCGCCACGGCCATGCCGGGCGTGCTGGGCGAGGCGTTGTTCGTGTCGAACCCGGCCGAGGCGCAGCTCCTCGCCTCGGAGGGCGGGCAGTGGGCGATCGCGCGCGGCTACGCCAACGCCGTCGTCACGTACTTCGCGGGGCTGTAG
- a CDS encoding Na/Pi cotransporter family protein yields MDINQITFGVIGGTSVLLYGMRLAGDGLQQAAGTRLRHLLSTLTSRQWLGVIVGAVVTAFLQSSSATTVMLVGFVSAGFMGLEQTIGVILGADIGATVTVQLLAFNITQYALVLVSLGVPLMLATRRKPYNYLGQVFLGFGFIFLGIKLISDATAPLKDLPAVRDIAMGLANNPVWVIFLAGLLTVIIHSSAGTIGLAITFASQGLVPLELALPIVFGANVGTSATALFSSIGAPREAQRVAVAHALFKVVGVVVFFPLMGWLIPFVRATAPDLPRQIANMHTLFNVGITLIVYPLSRPFAWLIRQIVPDSRTQDEVFAPRYLDERVLDTPALAIGQATREALRMADTVHGMLLDSPRALFENDDELIDDIIRRDDQVDALEVAIKNFLTRLVEHNLSPELSRQEVGLIYMTSDLEHIGDIISKSLMLLAQKKAENKLTFSQDGQREIKDLFDKVNENLTLSVAAFTAQNNDLAQKVLRHKSRINQVERELRQAHIARLHAGLPESIETSSIHLDALNDLKRINSHATNIAYVVLGEI; encoded by the coding sequence ATGGACATCAACCAGATCACCTTCGGCGTTATTGGCGGAACCTCCGTTCTGCTCTACGGTATGCGGCTGGCCGGCGACGGCCTGCAGCAGGCCGCCGGCACGCGCCTGCGCCACCTGCTCAGCACGCTGACAAGCCGGCAGTGGCTGGGGGTGATCGTCGGGGCGGTAGTCACGGCGTTCCTGCAATCGTCGTCGGCCACCACCGTCATGCTCGTCGGCTTCGTGAGCGCGGGCTTCATGGGGCTGGAGCAGACCATCGGCGTGATCCTCGGCGCCGATATCGGCGCGACCGTCACCGTGCAGTTGCTGGCCTTCAATATCACGCAGTATGCGCTCGTGCTGGTTTCGCTGGGCGTACCACTGATGCTGGCGACCCGCCGCAAACCGTACAACTACCTCGGGCAGGTCTTCCTCGGTTTCGGGTTTATCTTCCTCGGCATCAAATTGATCAGCGACGCGACGGCGCCGCTCAAGGACCTGCCGGCCGTTCGAGACATCGCCATGGGGCTGGCCAACAACCCGGTCTGGGTGATCTTCCTGGCGGGCCTGCTCACGGTCATCATCCATTCGAGCGCCGGCACCATCGGGCTGGCGATCACCTTTGCGTCGCAGGGATTGGTGCCGCTGGAGTTGGCCCTGCCGATCGTGTTCGGCGCCAACGTCGGCACCAGCGCGACCGCGCTGTTCTCCTCGATCGGCGCGCCGCGCGAAGCGCAGCGCGTCGCCGTCGCGCACGCGCTGTTCAAGGTCGTCGGCGTGGTGGTCTTCTTCCCGCTGATGGGCTGGCTGATCCCGTTTGTGCGCGCCACGGCGCCCGACCTGCCGCGCCAGATCGCCAACATGCACACGCTGTTCAACGTCGGCATTACGCTCATTGTATACCCGCTCTCCCGGCCCTTCGCGTGGCTGATTCGGCAGATTGTGCCGGATTCGCGCACCCAGGACGAGGTGTTTGCGCCGCGCTATCTCGACGAGCGCGTGCTCGACACGCCGGCGCTGGCGATCGGCCAGGCCACCCGCGAGGCGCTGCGCATGGCCGACACCGTGCACGGCATGCTGCTCGACTCGCCCCGGGCGCTTTTCGAGAATGACGACGAGTTGATCGACGACATCATTCGCCGCGACGATCAGGTGGATGCGCTGGAGGTGGCGATCAAGAACTTCCTGACGCGCCTCGTGGAGCATAACCTCTCGCCGGAATTGTCGCGCCAGGAAGTTGGGCTGATTTACATGACCAGCGACTTGGAGCATATCGGGGACATCATCAGCAAGAGCCTGATGCTGCTGGCGCAGAAGAAAGCGGAGAACAAGCTGACGTTTTCGCAGGACGGCCAGCGGGAGATTAAAGACCTGTTCGACAAGGTCAACGAGAACCTGACGCTCTCCGTGGCTGCCTTTACGGCGCAGAACAACGACCTGGCGCAGAAGGTGCTGCGGCACAAGTCGCGCATCAACCAGGTCGAGCGCGAGTTGCGTCAGGCGCATATTGCCCGCCTGCACGCCGGCCTGCCCGAAAGCATCGAAACGTCATCGATCCATCTCGATGCGCTGAACGACCTGAAGCGGATCAACTCTCACGCCACGAACATCGCCTACGTCGTTTTGGGCGAAATTTAG
- a CDS encoding acetamidase/formamidase family protein — protein MTVHTLPFGRETLHGHFSPDLPPVLRIADGDSVHFTTFDPSWRYDPFLGIRDPDFARHPELDRGHALSGPVYIEGARPGMTLEIQIGELRPGRVGWTGARLYGHLGITRHARLEWQIDAETGTATDQYGHVVRLSPFMGVMGNAPGAPGVHSTTPPRRVGGNMDLKELVSGSTLYLPIEVDGALFSTGDGHAAQGDGEVSGTAIECPMERAVLTFRLRDDMPLKMPRALTPAGWIAMGFDEDLNKAADQALDGALDLIVAQTGAERPEALALASMLVDLRVTQIVNQARGVHAIVRPLVASN, from the coding sequence ATGACCGTTCACACCTTGCCGTTCGGACGCGAGACGCTTCACGGCCACTTCAGCCCCGACCTGCCGCCCGTTCTGCGCATCGCCGACGGCGACAGTGTCCACTTCACCACGTTCGACCCGTCGTGGCGCTACGACCCGTTCCTCGGCATCCGCGACCCGGACTTCGCGCGCCACCCCGAGTTGGACCGCGGACATGCGCTCTCCGGCCCAGTCTACATCGAGGGCGCACGGCCGGGCATGACGCTGGAGATCCAGATCGGCGAACTGCGCCCTGGGCGGGTCGGCTGGACCGGCGCGCGGCTCTACGGGCACCTCGGCATCACCCGGCACGCGCGGCTGGAGTGGCAGATCGACGCCGAGACCGGCACCGCGACCGACCAGTACGGGCATGTCGTGCGCCTGTCGCCGTTCATGGGCGTGATGGGCAACGCGCCGGGCGCGCCCGGTGTGCACAGCACCACGCCGCCGCGCCGCGTCGGCGGCAACATGGACCTCAAGGAACTGGTCAGCGGCAGTACGCTCTACCTGCCGATCGAGGTGGATGGCGCGCTGTTCAGCACCGGCGACGGGCACGCCGCGCAGGGCGACGGCGAGGTGAGCGGCACGGCGATCGAGTGCCCGATGGAGCGCGCCGTGCTGACCTTCCGTCTGCGTGACGACATGCCGCTTAAGATGCCGCGCGCGTTGACGCCCGCCGGCTGGATCGCCATGGGCTTCGACGAAGACCTGAACAAGGCGGCCGACCAGGCGCTCGACGGCGCGCTGGATCTGATCGTCGCACAGACCGGCGCGGAGCGGCCGGAGGCGCTGGCGCTGGCCAGCATGCTGGTCGATCTGCGCGTGACGCAGATCGTCAATCAGGCGCGCGGCGTGCACGCGATCGTGCGGCCGCTAGTCGCTAGCAACTAG
- the dnaA gene encoding chromosomal replication initiator protein DnaA: MHATRSEPQPQQIWRAVLGELQMQMPRATFETWVKNTTVVSYEDGAFVIGVPNTYAVEWLENRLMGTIKRSAANVMRRSVDLRFIVKPSIIMGTEPPMPLSNQPGLPSISDEELPVVQLPTTVLNPKLMFSAFIVGASNRLAHAAAQAVANNPAFAYNPLVIYGGVGLGKTHLLHAIGHVAQSKNMRVMYVSSEKFTNDLVNSIRTQKTEEFRRTYRSIDVLLVDDIQFIAGKEGTQEEFFHTFNSLQAANKQIVMTSDRPPKAIQLLEERLRSRFEGGMIADIQPPDLETRIAIMRSKAESLSIQVPEEVLTHIAQRVQSNIRELEGALTRVVGRAELLNQPLTMELAVSALEDVLMYKGAHSVDDVIAVVARFYHLEIEQLRGRDRSKEVAYARQIAMYLAREETESSLPQIGTALGGRDHTTVMYGYDKIAQQIERDEQLRREVLTVKGMLYNNRAERV, from the coding sequence ATGCATGCAACGCGCAGCGAACCTCAACCGCAGCAGATCTGGCGCGCCGTCCTCGGCGAGCTGCAGATGCAGATGCCGCGCGCTACATTCGAGACGTGGGTCAAGAATACGACGGTCGTCTCGTATGAGGACGGCGCGTTTGTGATCGGCGTGCCGAACACGTACGCCGTGGAGTGGCTGGAAAACCGGCTGATGGGCACGATCAAGCGCTCGGCGGCGAACGTCATGCGCCGGTCGGTCGATTTGCGTTTCATCGTCAAGCCGTCTATCATCATGGGCACCGAGCCGCCTATGCCTTTGTCCAACCAGCCCGGCCTGCCCTCCATCAGCGACGAGGAACTGCCCGTCGTGCAGTTGCCGACGACGGTGCTGAACCCCAAGCTGATGTTCAGCGCGTTCATCGTCGGCGCCAGCAATCGCCTGGCGCATGCCGCCGCGCAGGCCGTCGCCAACAATCCCGCGTTCGCCTACAACCCGCTGGTGATCTATGGCGGCGTCGGCCTCGGCAAGACGCACCTGCTGCACGCCATCGGGCATGTTGCGCAGTCCAAGAACATGCGCGTGATGTACGTCTCGTCCGAGAAGTTCACCAACGACCTCGTCAACTCAATCCGCACCCAGAAGACCGAGGAGTTCCGGCGCACCTACCGCAGCATCGACGTGCTGCTGGTGGACGACATCCAGTTCATCGCCGGCAAGGAAGGCACGCAGGAAGAGTTTTTCCACACCTTCAACAGCCTGCAGGCCGCCAACAAGCAGATCGTGATGACCAGCGACCGTCCGCCGAAGGCGATCCAGTTGCTGGAGGAGCGCTTGCGCTCGCGGTTCGAAGGCGGCATGATCGCCGACATCCAGCCGCCCGACCTGGAAACGCGCATCGCCATCATGCGTTCGAAGGCCGAGAGCCTCTCCATTCAGGTGCCGGAAGAGGTGCTGACGCATATCGCCCAGCGCGTCCAGAGCAATATCCGCGAATTGGAAGGCGCGCTGACACGCGTGGTCGGGCGGGCCGAACTGCTCAACCAGCCGCTGACGATGGAACTGGCGGTATCGGCGCTGGAAGACGTGCTGATGTACAAAGGCGCGCACAGCGTGGATGATGTGATCGCCGTTGTCGCCCGCTTCTACCATCTCGAGATCGAGCAGTTGCGCGGGCGCGACCGCAGCAAGGAAGTGGCCTATGCGCGGCAGATCGCCATGTATCTGGCGCGCGAGGAGACCGAATCGTCCCTGCCGCAGATCGGCACCGCGCTGGGCGGCCGCGACCATACGACGGTCATGTACGGCTACGACAAAATCGCCCAGCAGATTGAGCGCGATGAGCAACTGCGGCGCGAAGTGCTCACCGTCAAGGGCATGCTATACAATAATCGGGCCGAGCGCGTATAA
- a CDS encoding Rieske 2Fe-2S domain-containing protein produces the protein MTLRMLHEDQKLQVSAEHGRYFRYLSDFVGFTAEDAETIRRTKPIIAKHVTEIVDKFYAHVLRYPPTRKFFLKSDGAIDQPYLEMRMRHQANFWLRTADGVFDDEYASYVDYVGRAHTSRGADPRIYIAERYVIGQVGFMSHAVAEALTKELRHTDEDFELQAIDAWHKLMMLLLEMLARAYGHEREEETFEPLVPIDEAQVQSLSSEAVHLEVDKDKAVPRKAVRVARTGEIADGDRRLIEHAGKSIGVFHHKGQWYALCNQCLHRGGPVATGTLDGDTLTCPWHGFQYNVTTGQLLVDPNARLETYPVEIRDDEIFLLIPVG, from the coding sequence ATGACGCTCAGAATGCTGCACGAGGACCAGAAGTTGCAGGTGTCGGCGGAGCACGGGCGCTACTTCCGTTACCTGTCCGACTTCGTCGGCTTCACCGCCGAGGACGCCGAGACGATCCGGCGCACGAAGCCGATCATCGCGAAGCACGTCACGGAGATCGTCGACAAGTTTTATGCGCACGTGCTGCGCTACCCGCCGACGCGCAAGTTCTTCCTCAAGAGCGATGGCGCCATCGACCAGCCGTACCTGGAGATGCGCATGCGCCACCAGGCGAACTTCTGGCTGCGCACCGCCGACGGCGTGTTCGACGACGAATACGCCAGCTACGTCGACTACGTGGGCCGGGCGCATACCTCGCGCGGCGCCGACCCGCGCATCTACATCGCCGAGCGCTACGTGATCGGCCAGGTCGGCTTCATGTCGCATGCCGTCGCCGAGGCGCTCACGAAAGAGCTGCGCCACACGGACGAGGACTTTGAACTGCAGGCGATCGACGCGTGGCACAAGCTGATGATGCTTCTGCTTGAAATGCTGGCGCGCGCCTACGGCCACGAGCGCGAAGAGGAGACGTTCGAGCCGCTGGTACCCATTGACGAAGCGCAGGTCCAATCGCTGTCGAGCGAAGCGGTACACCTGGAAGTGGACAAGGATAAGGCAGTGCCGCGCAAGGCGGTGCGTGTGGCGCGCACCGGCGAGATCGCCGACGGCGACCGGCGGCTGATCGAGCACGCGGGTAAGTCGATCGGTGTGTTCCACCACAAGGGACAGTGGTACGCGCTCTGCAACCAGTGCCTGCATCGCGGCGGCCCGGTCGCGACCGGCACGCTGGACGGCGACACGCTGACCTGCCCGTGGCACGGCTTCCAGTACAACGTCACCACCGGGCAGTTGCTGGTCGACCCGAACGCGCGGCTGGAGACCTACCCGGTCGAGATCCGCGACGATGAGATATTCTTGCTAATACCAGTCGGGTAG
- a CDS encoding M23 family metallopeptidase, with protein MEQSPLTRRAFLKSGAAAIAAMTLAAMLPAPSGAATLVDPYRGVVPMAFPIRRGLYWIFNNWHVSRVGAILPYNHRLRAWLRAHDGIDIFAPRGSTLYACTSGTVVSYARPYNVYGNTVWIRDASGYLFFYCHLDRVYVSPGQRVNTSTVVGTLGKTGNAAGTPAHLHFELHYPAGNTYACARCSPGKAASAINPYASLRAATPRR; from the coding sequence ATGGAACAATCTCCGCTGACCCGTCGCGCGTTTCTTAAATCCGGCGCCGCCGCCATCGCGGCCATGACACTGGCGGCTATGTTGCCGGCGCCGTCCGGTGCCGCCACGCTCGTCGACCCGTACCGCGGCGTGGTGCCGATGGCGTTCCCGATCCGGCGCGGGCTGTACTGGATCTTCAACAACTGGCACGTCTCGCGCGTTGGCGCGATCCTGCCGTACAATCACCGGTTGCGCGCGTGGCTGCGCGCGCACGACGGCATCGACATCTTCGCGCCGCGCGGCAGCACGCTCTACGCCTGCACGAGCGGCACGGTGGTGTCGTACGCGCGCCCGTACAATGTGTATGGCAACACAGTCTGGATCCGGGATGCGTCCGGTTACCTGTTCTTCTACTGTCACCTCGATCGCGTGTACGTCTCTCCGGGGCAGCGCGTGAACACCAGCACGGTGGTCGGCACGCTCGGCAAGACCGGCAACGCCGCCGGCACGCCGGCGCACCTGCACTTCGAGTTGCACTATCCGGCGGGCAACACCTATGCGTGCGCCCGCTGCTCGCCGGGCAAGGCCGCGAGCGCCATCAACCCGTATGCCAGCCTGCGCGCGGCCACGCCGCGCCGGTAA
- a CDS encoding RidA family protein, with translation MGVIEQRIRELAIELPSPWNVPAQFNFVTVALHGRTAYVSGHGPLADGRILYRGQVGRDLGETDAYAAARATMLLMLASLKQALGNLDRITRIVKVFGMVNAAPDFDRHPAVINGASDLLETLWGPERGKHARSAVGMASLPMGIAVELEMIAEFA, from the coding sequence ATGGGTGTCATCGAGCAACGCATACGAGAACTGGCGATCGAGTTGCCGTCGCCGTGGAACGTGCCGGCGCAGTTCAACTTCGTCACCGTGGCGCTTCACGGACGCACGGCGTACGTCTCCGGCCATGGACCACTGGCGGACGGGCGGATCCTCTACCGGGGTCAGGTGGGCCGCGACCTGGGCGAGACCGACGCTTATGCCGCCGCGCGCGCGACGATGCTGTTAATGCTCGCATCACTGAAGCAAGCCCTGGGCAACCTGGATCGCATCACGCGCATCGTCAAGGTCTTCGGCATGGTCAACGCGGCGCCCGACTTTGACCGGCATCCCGCCGTCATCAATGGCGCGTCCGACTTGCTCGAAACGCTCTGGGGTCCGGAGCGCGGCAAACACGCGCGTTCGGCCGTCGGCATGGCCAGCCTGCCGATGGGCATCGCCGTCGAACTGGAAATGATCGCCGAGTTTGCGTAG
- the speB gene encoding agmatinase, with protein sequence MPRYAPANSLESPRFSGVRTFMRLPHVTDTAGVDFAVAGLPFDTGASWRVGTRFGPESVRSQSALLRPYHHALDVNIFDHLSGVDYGDAPVVPGFIEHSYEKIEAFLRPLHDAGVTPITIGGDHSVVLAELRAAARKHGPLGLVQFDAHGDVWDSYFGHKYTHGTPIRRAVEEGLLDTRRVIQVGMRGPLYAPDDIQQARDFGFEVLVADDVRALGIPKVIDAVRRTIGDGPTFLSFDIDFFDPAYAPGTGTPEVGGFTSAEGQQALRGLTGLNFVAFDVVEVLPSYDNAGQITALLGANVAWEMIALLAWQRKHIR encoded by the coding sequence ATGCCCCGCTACGCGCCCGCCAATTCGCTTGAATCGCCGCGCTTCAGCGGCGTGCGCACGTTCATGCGCCTGCCGCATGTGACGGACACGGCCGGCGTGGACTTCGCCGTCGCCGGGCTGCCGTTCGACACCGGCGCGTCGTGGCGGGTCGGCACCCGCTTCGGCCCGGAGTCCGTCCGCTCGCAGTCCGCGCTCCTGCGGCCGTACCACCACGCGCTCGACGTCAACATCTTCGACCATCTTTCCGGCGTCGATTACGGCGATGCGCCCGTCGTGCCCGGCTTCATCGAGCACTCGTACGAGAAGATCGAGGCATTTCTCCGGCCACTGCACGACGCCGGGGTGACGCCGATCACCATCGGCGGCGACCACTCGGTCGTGCTGGCCGAACTGCGCGCCGCCGCCCGCAAACACGGGCCGCTCGGACTGGTGCAGTTCGACGCGCACGGCGACGTCTGGGATTCGTACTTCGGGCACAAGTATACGCACGGCACGCCGATCCGCCGCGCCGTCGAGGAAGGATTGCTCGATACGCGCCGCGTCATTCAGGTCGGCATGCGCGGCCCGCTGTACGCCCCGGACGATATCCAGCAGGCGCGTGACTTCGGCTTCGAGGTGCTGGTGGCCGACGACGTGCGCGCGCTGGGCATCCCGAAAGTGATTGATGCTGTCCGCCGCACGATCGGCGACGGCCCAACCTTCCTCTCGTTCGATATCGACTTCTTCGATCCGGCGTATGCGCCCGGCACCGGCACGCCGGAGGTCGGCGGGTTCACGAGCGCGGAGGGGCAGCAGGCGCTGCGCGGCCTGACCGGCCTCAACTTCGTCGCGTTCGACGTGGTCGAAGTGCTGCCGTCGTATGACAACGCCGGGCAGATTACCGCGCTGCTCGGCGCCAATGTTGCGTGGGAAATGATCGCCCTGCTCGCCTGGCAGAGAAAGCACATTCGATGA
- a CDS encoding GNAT family N-acetyltransferase: protein MKRPILLDIPESFDTERLTIRAPHFGDGAPMNAAIQESIAELQQWMPWAQTPPTVEDSEEFSRHTRAQYLERRDFGMRLWLKDTETFVGASGLHAHDWMVPAFEIGYWCRTRFVGRGYISEAVRAITRFGFEMLGAERIVIRCDALNTRSAAVARRCGYTLEGITRSDSRAPDSGSLRDTMVFAMLRGEFRP from the coding sequence ATGAAACGTCCGATTCTGCTCGACATCCCCGAGTCGTTCGACACCGAGCGCCTGACGATCCGCGCGCCCCACTTCGGCGACGGCGCGCCAATGAATGCGGCGATCCAGGAATCCATCGCAGAGTTGCAGCAATGGATGCCGTGGGCGCAGACGCCGCCAACCGTCGAGGACTCCGAGGAGTTCTCGCGGCATACGCGCGCGCAGTACCTCGAGCGCCGCGACTTCGGCATGCGCCTGTGGCTGAAAGACACGGAAACGTTCGTCGGCGCCAGCGGTCTGCACGCGCACGATTGGATGGTGCCCGCGTTCGAGATCGGCTACTGGTGCCGCACGCGCTTTGTGGGGCGAGGCTACATCAGCGAGGCCGTGCGCGCCATTACCCGCTTCGGCTTCGAGATGCTGGGCGCGGAGCGCATCGTCATCCGCTGCGATGCACTGAACACCCGCAGCGCGGCGGTGGCGCGCCGTTGCGGCTACACACTCGAAGGCATTACGCGCTCCGATTCGCGCGCGCCCGATTCCGGCAGTCTGCGCGACACCATGGTCTTCGCCATGCTGCGCGGGGAGTTCCGTCCATGA